One region of Anthonomus grandis grandis chromosome 22, icAntGran1.3, whole genome shotgun sequence genomic DNA includes:
- the LOC126749198 gene encoding proclotting enzyme isoform X1: MRFAMQSWITLTGRLLILSSFFHLSFNQYSPNHQYYPYRQYQPQPWHPEQTHPNLQWVRQEYQRPQGYQIFRRSAQYSNEDPESGRHFKPETIFKITETLGALNTVGRYLVNMTRTGEGSKVSEDVPHALYTISKNVLGRNVTDTIAPLVREALPIPEKNETPHKAIKKVDVSEEEDDDEDDKGCTTPEGVTGYCTDLSECPQLLLNLGNLRQSLCFKSLFVPGVCCPKTAVDSVDNSIQSNSVRPTFATTTSTSTPSTPVTFASIYYNTEKPTTAAPVVSSAASTILSKPGALLPVSNVPSLAPVVNNFVDPEECGQPENAKFRVVGGEEALPGRWPWMAAIFLHGSRRTEFWCGGSLITSTHVLTAAHCTRDSRQRPFSARQFTVRLGDVDLKRDDEPSAPVTFKVTEIRAHKQFSRVGFYNDIAILKLDRPARKSKYVIPLCLPPREARQEQFSGKRSTVVGWGTTFYGGKESTVQRQAILPVWRNEDCNQAYFQPITSNFICAGYSEGGIDACQGDSGGPLMLNWDARWIQIGVVSFGNKCGEPGYPGVYTRVTEYLDWIAENTRT; encoded by the exons GCAGGCTCCTAATTCTCTCATCCTTCTTCCACTTGTCGTTTAACCAGTACAGCCCCAACCACCAGTATTATCCCTACCGACAATACCAACCTCAACCATGGCATCCCGAACAAACACATCCAAATCTCCAATGGGTAAGACAGGAATATCAGAGACCACAAGGATACCAAATATTTCGCAGATCTGCTCAATACTCAAACGAAGACCCTGAAAGTGGACGCCATTTTAAGCCAgaaaccatttttaaaataactgagACCCTTGGAGCTTTAAACACTGTTGGCAGGTATTTGGTGAATATGACAAGAACTGGAGAGGGAAGTAAAGTATCCGAGGATGTGCCACATGCGTTGTACACTATTAGCAAGAACGTTTTGGGAAGGAACGTCACTGATACTATAGCCCCTTTGGTTAGAGAAGCTTTGCCTATTCCAGAGAAGAATGAAACGCCTCACAAAgctattaaaaaagttgatgtTAGTGAGGAAGAAGATGATGATGAAGATGATAAAGGATGTACCACACCAGAAGGAGTAACCGG ATACTGTACTGATTTAAGTGAGTGTCCTCAGCTTCTACTTAACCTCGGAAACCTTCGTCAATCATTATGCTTTAAGAGCCTCTTTGTGCCAGGAGTTTGCTGCCCTAAAACAGCTGTAGACTCTGTAGATAACTCGATACAATCAAACTCAGTAAGACCAACTTTTGCCACAACAACTTCCACATCTACACCCAGTACCCCAGTAACGTTTGCCTCAATTTACTATAATACTGAAAAACCTACAACAGCAGCACCAGTAGTTAGCTCAGCAGCTTCTACTATATTGAGTAAACCTGGAGCACTATTACCTGTTAGTAATGTGCCAAGTTTAGCACCTGTTGTTAATAATTTCGTTGATCCAGAAG AGTGTGGACAACCAGAGAATGCCAAATTTCGAGTGGTAGGTGGAGAAGAAGCTCTTCCAGGACGTTGGCCATGGATGGCAGCCATTTTTCTTCACGGATCTCGAAGAACTGAGTTTTGGTGCGGTGGTTCCCTCATAACATCCACTCATGTGCTCACTGCTGCTCATTGCACGCGAGACTCACGTCAAAGACC ATTTTCAGCTAGACAATTCACTGTGCGTTTAGGAGATGTTGACCTTAAAAGAGATGATGAACCATCCGCACCGGTAACATTTAAAGTGACAGAAATCAGAGCTCATAAGCAGTTTAGTAGAGTAGGTTTCTATAATGATATAGCTATTCTTAAACTGGATAGACCAGCCAGGAAGTCGAAATACGTGATTCCTCTATGTTTACCACCTCGAGAAGCTCGGCAAGAGCAGTTTTCCGGTAAAAGAAGTACTGTAGTAGGGTGGGGAACCACTTTTTATGGAGGTAAAGAGAGTACTGTACAACGCCAAGCTATATTACCAGTTTGGAGAAATGAGGATTGTAATCAAGCGTATTTTCAACCAATCAcaagtaattttatttgtgCTGGATATTCGGAAGGAGGTATCGACGCTTGTCAG ggcGATTCTGGAGGACCTCTGATGCTAAACTGGGACGCGCGATGGATTCAGATCGGGGTAGTTTCCTTTGGGAACAAATGCGGTGAACCGGGATACCCTGGGGTATATACTAGGGTTACAGAATATTTAGACTGGATCGCAGAAAACACCCGAACGTGA
- the LOC126749198 gene encoding proclotting enzyme isoform X2, whose protein sequence is MDYSYRLLILSSFFHLSFNQYSPNHQYYPYRQYQPQPWHPEQTHPNLQWVRQEYQRPQGYQIFRRSAQYSNEDPESGRHFKPETIFKITETLGALNTVGRYLVNMTRTGEGSKVSEDVPHALYTISKNVLGRNVTDTIAPLVREALPIPEKNETPHKAIKKVDVSEEEDDDEDDKGCTTPEGVTGYCTDLSECPQLLLNLGNLRQSLCFKSLFVPGVCCPKTAVDSVDNSIQSNSVRPTFATTTSTSTPSTPVTFASIYYNTEKPTTAAPVVSSAASTILSKPGALLPVSNVPSLAPVVNNFVDPEECGQPENAKFRVVGGEEALPGRWPWMAAIFLHGSRRTEFWCGGSLITSTHVLTAAHCTRDSRQRPFSARQFTVRLGDVDLKRDDEPSAPVTFKVTEIRAHKQFSRVGFYNDIAILKLDRPARKSKYVIPLCLPPREARQEQFSGKRSTVVGWGTTFYGGKESTVQRQAILPVWRNEDCNQAYFQPITSNFICAGYSEGGIDACQGDSGGPLMLNWDARWIQIGVVSFGNKCGEPGYPGVYTRVTEYLDWIAENTRT, encoded by the exons GCTCCTAATTCTCTCATCCTTCTTCCACTTGTCGTTTAACCAGTACAGCCCCAACCACCAGTATTATCCCTACCGACAATACCAACCTCAACCATGGCATCCCGAACAAACACATCCAAATCTCCAATGGGTAAGACAGGAATATCAGAGACCACAAGGATACCAAATATTTCGCAGATCTGCTCAATACTCAAACGAAGACCCTGAAAGTGGACGCCATTTTAAGCCAgaaaccatttttaaaataactgagACCCTTGGAGCTTTAAACACTGTTGGCAGGTATTTGGTGAATATGACAAGAACTGGAGAGGGAAGTAAAGTATCCGAGGATGTGCCACATGCGTTGTACACTATTAGCAAGAACGTTTTGGGAAGGAACGTCACTGATACTATAGCCCCTTTGGTTAGAGAAGCTTTGCCTATTCCAGAGAAGAATGAAACGCCTCACAAAgctattaaaaaagttgatgtTAGTGAGGAAGAAGATGATGATGAAGATGATAAAGGATGTACCACACCAGAAGGAGTAACCGG ATACTGTACTGATTTAAGTGAGTGTCCTCAGCTTCTACTTAACCTCGGAAACCTTCGTCAATCATTATGCTTTAAGAGCCTCTTTGTGCCAGGAGTTTGCTGCCCTAAAACAGCTGTAGACTCTGTAGATAACTCGATACAATCAAACTCAGTAAGACCAACTTTTGCCACAACAACTTCCACATCTACACCCAGTACCCCAGTAACGTTTGCCTCAATTTACTATAATACTGAAAAACCTACAACAGCAGCACCAGTAGTTAGCTCAGCAGCTTCTACTATATTGAGTAAACCTGGAGCACTATTACCTGTTAGTAATGTGCCAAGTTTAGCACCTGTTGTTAATAATTTCGTTGATCCAGAAG AGTGTGGACAACCAGAGAATGCCAAATTTCGAGTGGTAGGTGGAGAAGAAGCTCTTCCAGGACGTTGGCCATGGATGGCAGCCATTTTTCTTCACGGATCTCGAAGAACTGAGTTTTGGTGCGGTGGTTCCCTCATAACATCCACTCATGTGCTCACTGCTGCTCATTGCACGCGAGACTCACGTCAAAGACC ATTTTCAGCTAGACAATTCACTGTGCGTTTAGGAGATGTTGACCTTAAAAGAGATGATGAACCATCCGCACCGGTAACATTTAAAGTGACAGAAATCAGAGCTCATAAGCAGTTTAGTAGAGTAGGTTTCTATAATGATATAGCTATTCTTAAACTGGATAGACCAGCCAGGAAGTCGAAATACGTGATTCCTCTATGTTTACCACCTCGAGAAGCTCGGCAAGAGCAGTTTTCCGGTAAAAGAAGTACTGTAGTAGGGTGGGGAACCACTTTTTATGGAGGTAAAGAGAGTACTGTACAACGCCAAGCTATATTACCAGTTTGGAGAAATGAGGATTGTAATCAAGCGTATTTTCAACCAATCAcaagtaattttatttgtgCTGGATATTCGGAAGGAGGTATCGACGCTTGTCAG ggcGATTCTGGAGGACCTCTGATGCTAAACTGGGACGCGCGATGGATTCAGATCGGGGTAGTTTCCTTTGGGAACAAATGCGGTGAACCGGGATACCCTGGGGTATATACTAGGGTTACAGAATATTTAGACTGGATCGCAGAAAACACCCGAACGTGA